The following are from one region of the Quercus robur chromosome 1, dhQueRobu3.1, whole genome shotgun sequence genome:
- the LOC126719804 gene encoding ankyrin repeat-containing protein BDA1-like, with amino-acid sequence MSTSSNMDERVERMKQAAQHGNIDAFYIIIEEDVQLLEYIDKLSFVDTPLHIAAYAGHIPFAMELMRLKPSFSRKLNPNGFSPIHLALKNGHGELVRRLLEVDGELFRVKGREGVTPLHYVAATDDYLDQLEKFLEFCPHSIEDVTIRNENALHIALKYDKLDAFIRLVRWLRKNWSRHSILWESKVLNWKDEKGNTPLHIAVYKNQPKAVKKLLLYSGINIYAKNLEEKTAGDILVQQNQIENREIKVMLRRVGAIRAPSLPGVTYYARYLWSMFSHVEKARMHCLGEWTEISDDRRNMLLVVATLLMTVTYQGVLSPPGGLWQDDYHPEPNTTLPATRKFNSSAPIPNEAGTPVDLRYFPFWVFLSLNSLTFMLSYSTILLLIPTQRIYRIVRLSLISLSVCYIVSLTVIIPTRFWETFWYVSICLLLCIFLLNTSATCVAWSYKACL; translated from the exons ATGTCAACTTCCTCAAATATGGACGAGAGAGTTGAGAGGATGAAGCAGGCTGCTCAACATGGAAATATTGATGCCTTTTACATCATAATTGAGGAGGATGTACAACTTTTGGAGTACATAGATAAGCTATCATTTGTTGATACTCCTTTACACATAGCTGCATATGCTGGGCACATCCCATTTGCCATGGAGCTGATGAGATTAAAGCCCTCATTTTCTAGGAAGCTTAATCCAAATGGGTTCAGCCCTATTCACCTTGCTCTAAAAAATGGGCATGGCGAGCTGGTGCGTCGGCTTCTAGAGGTAGATGGGGAACTTTTCCGTGTAAAAGGAAGGGAGGGTGTCACCCCCTTGCATTATGTAGCAGCAACAGATGATTACCTTGATCAATTGGAAAAATTTCTCGAGTTCTGTCCACATTCTATTGAAGATGTGACAATTCGAAATGAGAATGCTCTGCATATTGCCTTGAAGTACGACAAGTTGGATGCTTTTATACGCTTGGTGCGATGGCTCCGAAAGAATTGGTCTCGACATTCAATATTGTGGGAGAGTAAAGTCCTGAACTGGAAGGATGAGAAAGGCAACACGCCATTGCACATTGCAGTATACAAAAATCAACCCAAG GCTGTGAAGAAGTTATTATTATATTCAGGTATTAATATATACGCTAAGAATTTAGAGGAGAAGACAGCAGGGGATATCTTGGtacaacaaaatcaaatagaaaacCGTGAGATCAAGGTTATGCTACGGCGTGTTGGAGCTATTCGAGCTCCATCTCTTCCTGGAGTAACTTATTATGCACGTTACCTATGGTCCATGTTCTCACATGTTGAGAAAGCAAGAATGCATTGTCTTGGTGAATGGACTGAAATATCAGACGACAGGCGCAATATGCTTTTGGTGGTTGCTACACTTCTTATGACTGTCACCTATCAAGGAGTACTCAGCCCTCCTGGGGGACTTTGGCAAGATGACTACCATCCTGAACCCAATACCACATTACCGGCCACCAGAAAATTCAATTCAAGTGCTCCTATTCCAAACGAAGCAGGGACACCTGTTGATCTTCGATATTTTCCTTTCTGGGTGTTCTTGTCATTAAATTCTTTGACATTTATGCTCTCGTACTCAACAATTCTTCTTCTAATTCCAACCCAACGCATTTATCGAATAGTCCGCCTATCTCTTATTTCCCTATCTGTTTGCTATATAGTTTCCTTGACTGTCATAATCCCAACTAGATTTTGGGAAACTTTTTGGTATGTTTCTATTTGCCTGCTTCTTTGTATCTTCCTACTAAATACTTCTGCTACTTGTGTAGCATGGTCTTATAAGGCTTGTCTCTAA
- the LOC126714674 gene encoding uncharacterized protein LOC126714674: MGHSFFRKLLDDDLDEDEIIIKLLTGSTQQRKHRRYIERNHLAGHRRLYDNYFSEEPVYPPNLFRRRFRMRHSLFLRILSRVEAHEPYFTQKRNATKKLGLSPLQKMTAALRMLAYGVAADFMDEYVRIAETTAITSLKKIVAAVVAIFSEEYLRSPNNEDIARLLAHGQNRGFPGMLESIDCMHWKWKNFPTAWKGMYCSHIREPSIILEAVASYDLWIWHSFFGLPGSNNDINVLKWSHVFSELAQGRAPAVNYSINGDNYTMGYYLADGIYPQWSTFVKTIPRPLGAKRKLFAKA, from the coding sequence ATGGGTCATTCTTTTTTTCGTAAATTGCTTGATGATGACTTAGATGAAGATGAGATAATTATAAAACTTCTCACGGGTTCGACACAACAACGTAAGCATCGTCGGTATATCGAACGTAATCATTTGGCAGGCCATAGAAGGCTTTATGATAACTACTTTTCCGAAGAACCTGTATATCCTCCCAACTTATTTCGAAGGAGATTTCGAATGAGACATTCTCTTTTTCTCCGAATCTTATCTAGGGTAGAAGCTCATGAACCTtactttacccaaaaaagaaatgctACCAAAAAGCTTGGTCTATCTCCCCTTCAAAAGATGACCGCTGCACTTAGGATGCTTGCTTATGGAGTAGCGGCTGATTTTATGGATGAATATGTGAGAATAGCAGAAACCACTGCAATAActagtttgaaaaaaattgttgcagCAGTGGTTGCTATTTTTTCAGAGGAATACTTGAGGTCACCAAACAATGAAGACATCGCTAGATTGTTAGCCCATGGCCAAAACCGTGGATTTCCAGGCATGCTGGAAAGTATTGATTGCATGCATTGGAAATGGAAAAATTTTCCAACTGCATGGAAAGGGATGTATTGTAGTCATATTCGTGAGCCAAGTATTATTTTGGAAGCAGTGGCTTCATATGATCTTTGGATATGGCactcattttttgggttacctGGGTCAAACAATGATATTAATGTGTTGAAGTGGTCTCATGTATTTTCTGAGCTTGCACAAGGACGTGCTCCTGCAGTTAATTACTCAATTAATGGTGATAATTACACAATGGGATACTATCTTGCCGATGGCATATATCCACAATGGTCAACATTTGTGAAGACAATCCCAAGGCCACTAGgagcaaaaagaaaattatttgcaaaagcTTAG